In the Natrinema sp. CBA1119 genome, ACCTCGAGGAACCGATTCAGTAACCGCAGTCGGCAGCCCGAAGCTATTCCGATCCCATCTGCCATAACAGTAATCCCGGATGGCTCCCTCCATTGGGCCGACAGTGACTGGAACCGGGCAGCCCGTCGTCTTCGTCGGCAACGAGTCACCGATGGGGGAACTCGCGGTCGAATTCGAGATCGTGACGGTGCGAGAACGGACTCGGGCGGTCGATCGCGTTGAAACAGCCGCCGTTAGTTGCGTCGTCGTCGATGGGCGCGAGGACGACCGCCTCGAGACCGTCGCTGCGGTGCGCGAGGCCGCGCCGTCAGTCCCGATTCTCTACGTGACGGCGACGCCCGACGGCACCGCCGCGGCCGCAGCGACGCGTGCGGGAGCGACGGAGTACTTCGCCGGCGCGACCGACGAGACGCTCGTCGACCGCGTCGCTACCCTCTCGGTCGACAACACCGACGCTCACCGGGCGGCGACCGGTTCGATCCGAGCCGGGCCCGGCGCTCGAGCCCCCCTCGCCGAGCGAGACGGCAACCGGGAGCCCGTCTCCGTGGGGAACCACCGCGCGGACGTCGTGACCCAGTTGCTCGAGACGACGCGAGCCCTGTTCTCCTGTGAGTTGCGCGAGGACGTCGCGGAGGTCGTCGTCGACGCCGCCGAACGGGTGCTCGGCTTCGACGTCGTCTCGGTTCGCCTCTACGAGTGCGACGCCGATGACCTGGTCCTCACCGCGGCCTCCGACGCGGTCGGTGACCTGTTCAGCGAGCGAAAGCGCGTCGACGTTTCCAAGAGCGAGATGGGTGACTCGTTCCGTCGATCCGAACCGGTCATCTTCGAGGACCTGCAGAACAGCTCGCAGTACGATTACGGACCGCTTCGGGGCGCGATGACCATTCCGATTGCCGACCACGGCCTCCTCAACGTCGGTTCGCCGGTCAGCGGTGCGTTCGACGACCACCACGTCCAACTCGCACAGCTGTTGACGGCCAGCGCGGCGGCCGCGCTCGAACGAGCCGACCGCCGCGAGGACCTCCTCCGGCACGAACGGGTCCTCGAGACCGTCGAGGGGATGGTGTATGCGACCGACGGCGACAGCCGGCTGACGCTTGTGACCGACCCGCTAGCCGAGCGTCTGGGATACGATCGCGACGACCTCCTCGGCGAACACGTCTCGCTCATCTTCGACGAGCAGGCCTACGACCGTGCGGTCCGACACGTCGAGGAGTTGCTCGCGGATCCCCAGCGAGACAGCGGTCCCCTCGAGGCGACCTACACGACCGCGGACGGCGAGCGGTTCCCGGTCGAGATCGAGTGCTCGCTGTTACCCGGCGTCGACGGGAGCTTCCGCGGTACCGTCAGCGTCGTCAGGGACATCACCCAACGCAAAGAGCGCGAACAGTATCTGCAGGTGCTCAATCGCGTCCTCCGGCACAACCTGCGCAACGATCTCACCGTCGTTATCGGCTACGCCGAACTGCTCTCCGAACGGCTCGACGACGATGCCCTCGTGGCCGCCGCCGACAGGCTCCGCGAGACCGCGACCGGCCTCGCCCGGACCAGCGAGAAAACGCGGACCATTCAGTACGCACTCGATCGGGACGGCGATCTCGAGCCGATCGATGTCGCCGAAATCATCGACGACGCTGTCGACGCGTTCGACGCCGCCGACGCCACGCTCTCCGTCTCGACGGCCGACGCCTGCCGCGCGTGGGCCGATCCGGGGCTGCGAGCCGTCGTCGACAACCTCCTCGAGAACGCGCTTCAGCACACGGGGCCGGAGCCGACCGTCGAGGTGTCGGTCACCCGCGACGGCGAGGCGGTTCACCTCTCGGTCGCCGACGACGGCCCCGGTATCCCGCCGGCGGAGATCGACGTCGTCACCGGCGAGACCGACATCACGCAACTGACCCACAGCAGCGGCCTCGGCCTCTGGCTGGTCCGCTGGATGATCGACAGCTACGGCGGCAGCATCTCGTTCGCAAAGTCGACCATCGGCGGCAGTCGCGTCGAAATCACGCTCGAGGCCGCGCCGTCCGACCCCTCGGACGCGGTGCGATCCGGCGGTCGGCCGAGTTCCTGACCCGATTTTGCGGCCAGGCTGGTCCGGGCCGCCACGACGATCGACCGAGCCCGCTGCAGCTATCGAACGGACCTCTCGGCCGCAATGAACCGAGACTGCTACTCGACCGCACAGAACCGTATTCACTGCCACACCGGCCGCCACCGAACTGCAACCACTGCTACACTGACCGCCACCGAACCGCAACCACTACCACACCGGGCGGCCGACGCCTATCCATGCAACTGGGCCTGATCGGACTCGGACGGATGGGACAGATCGTCGTCGAGCGTACCATCGCGGCGGGCCACGAGGTCGTCGCCTTCGACCTGGACGAGGACGCGGTCGCGGCGGCGGCCGACGCCGGTGCCGACCCCGCCGACTCGATCGACGACTTCGTCGACCGACTCGACGACGACAAGCGCATCTGGCTGATGGTCCCCGCCGGCGATGCGGTCGACGTCACCCTCGAGGAACTCGAGCCCCACCTGGACGGTGACGATATCGTCGTCGACGGCGGCAACTCCAACTTCGAGGACTCCGTCCGCCGCGCCGAGGCCTGCCCCGCGGCGTATCTCGACTGCGGCACGTCCGGCGGCCCCGCCGGTGCCGAACTCGGCTTCTCGCTGATGGTCGGCGGTCCCCAGTGGGCCTACGACGAACTCGAACCGGTCTTCGACGCCGTCGCCACCGGTCCCGACGGCCACGAACGGATGGGCCCAGCCGGCTCGGGCCATTACGTCAAGATGGTCCACAACGGCGTCGAGTACGCCCTGATGCAGACCTACGGCGAGGGGTTCGAGCTGCTCCACGAGGGGCGGTACGACCTGGACCTCGAGAACGTCGCGTCGGTCTGGAACAACGGCGCGGTCATCCGTTCGTGGCTGCTCGAACTCTGCGAGGAGGCGTTCCGCGAGGAGGGAACCGACCTCGGGACAGTCGCCGATCGCATCGAAGGCGGCTCGACCGGCACCTGGACCGTCCAGGAGGGGCTCGAACAGGAGGTCCCCCTGCCGCTGATCTACACCGCGCTGGCCGAACGGTTCGGTTCGCGGGCCGACGACGGCCGGTTCTCGCGACGTCTCGCAAACCGACTCCGGTACGGCTTCGGTCGGCACGAGGTCCCGAGACGGAACTGATTGTGCGCTGACACCGCACGCCGGAGACGCGAGTACTTGATCCGGATCGGTCGTGACAGCGATTCGACCGGCCGCGTCGAACCGTTCTTTTATCCGGAACCGGCGCAGGGAAATATTGAGTCATCTTCTTTACTCTCCGACCCGGATCGGCGGCTATGAACACATCTCAGTCGCCATCCGCTTCGGGAGAGATGTCTATCAGCATGACCGTCATCGACCTCGTCGCTCAGGCGGACGGCGCCGATCCGCTCGAGACCGAGCCGCTGTACCACGCGATCGATCCCGACCTCCTCGACTCGCTTCCCGACGCTGACGGCTTTTCACGCCTCGAGTTCTCCTATCAGGGGTACACCGTTTCCGTCACGGACGGTACCGACGGCGTCGAGATCTCGCTCGCGGAAACGGGTGTTTCGGTCGACGGGTCGAGCGGGGACCTCATCGACACCGAGTTTTCGACGTAGTCTCGACGCTGACGGGGGAGTCGTGTCGGGAACGGGCAATCGTCGTATTTTCGCTGTGGTTCTGCTCTCTCGAGGGCGCGTCGCTCAGTGGCTGCGAGTTTGGTCTCGAGCCGGGGTAGTAGGCTCGAACGCAACCGGTGGCCGCTCGCTCGAGCGCTCACAGGAGATGCCACCACTCCGAGCAGTGGTGTCGGTTTCGACGAACGCCGATCGAGTTCCTCGTTCGGTCAGTCCCAACGTGATTTGGGGACAGACGTATTATCGGTACCACGGTATACAGAAGTACGGCAGGGCGACGCGCGACATTGAAAGTCACTTAATTTCGCGTGCCACGTCCCCTGCCAGCGTACCACTTCTCACGCAGCCCCGATCAGTATCCGAGAGGCATCCCGAAAGATATCCGACGGTCGATAGCGCTGCGCGACGACGATCGTCGGAACCGGACTCGAGTGCCGTCGAACTCGAGCCCGGCGGCTCGCAGTAGCCACTCTTATCAATATATTGTCCGATTGAACTTATATGAACAGGCGGCCGGTACTCTACGGGAGCGGTGCAGTATTCATACCGGCACTCGCCGGTTGCTCGAGCGACGAGACCGACGCCGATTCCGACGGTGACGGCGACGATGACGAACCGGAAACGGTCGTCGACGTAACGATCGCCACCGCGTCGAACTACAGCGTCGACGCCGACGCGGGAGACGTGATCTCCGTCGACGTCACGGGATACGACGGGGGTGCCAGTATCCGTATCGTCAACGTAGATGGGGCCGTCGAATCGATCTACCGCGAAACCGTCGAGGCCGACGCGTCGTTCGATGTCGCGATCGAAGACGCCGGCACGTACGAAATTCGAGCGGATCCAGATGGCAAGACGAAGATTCGGGCCCGACTCATTCGCTCGTAGGCAGCTACCGATACCGCCGGCCGCCGACTGTATCGACCCCGATCGCCGAGCGAGTACGGCGATGGGATTCCGTACTCGGCCTCGAGAACCCCGGATCTCAGTCGTCTTCGGTCTCGCGCTGGCGCTCACGCTCGAGCGCCTCCGGCTCCGGGCCGCGATAGGCCGTCGTCAGCGAGCCGCCGGGAGCGGCGATCGAGAGGCCGCTGGAATCGCCGTCGGGTCGATACGGGATCGCCAGCGCTACGCGTCCTCCTCGGGTTCGTACTCCGCGTAGATGCGGTCCATCCGAGCGGCCATCACGAAATCGGTCTTGTGGAGTCCGTCGATCTTGTGCGTCCACATCTCGATCGTTACCTCGCCCCACTCGAGTTGGATATCCGGATGGTGCCACTCCTCCTCCGCCAACTCGCCCACCTCGTACGTGAACTCGAGGGCGTCTCGGAAGTCCTCGAACGCGTACGTTCCCTCGAGGTGGTGGTCGTCGACGACGTCCCAGACGTCGTCGCGAATCTCCGCGAGGAAGTCGGCGTACTCGTCGAACTCGAGGGGTTCGTCTTCGCTCGTACAGGCCTCGCACTCCTGGTCGGCGAGCGCTGGTTCGGACATGGATGACACTACGACCGGGAACGACGTGAAGATTCGGGGAGGCCGTGTCGTCTCGAGCCGGTCGCGTTCCTGCCACTCGTTTTATCCCTGCGTCCGCACAACGTCAGCAGTACCGACTATCATCGATGGGAGGAGAAAAACGCAACATTGCGGTTCGGTTCTTCGGCGGTGCGGGGGACTACACTGTTGTCCTCGAGCGATTCTGTACGTACGTCCTCACCGAAAATCCGACAAAAACAGGGGTTCTCGAGTGGGTCAAAGCGAATACGCGGGCGACGAGCGACGAGGGGATCCGCGACCGACTCGCCTTTCTCGAGTCGATTGGGCTGCTCGAGATCGAGCCGGAGCGCGTTCGACTCACGCCGCGGGGTATCGAGTGGCTCTCGGAAACGGATCCCGAAATCCTCTACGAACTGCTCTCGAGCGCCGTGTACGGATTCGACACGGTGCTCGAGGCGCTTCTCGATGGACCGAAGACGGACGACGAGTTAGGAGATGCGATCGAATCCGACCACACCGAGTTCGATTGGAACGACGCATCCGGCCCCGCCCAACACAGGGGGTGGTTGCAGAGCCTCGGCTACGTCGAGCGAGCTGCGCCGGAAAACTCGTTGACTGAGAGCGGCCGGCAACTGGCGCGGCGGCGGTCGTCCGAGCACCCGCATCTCGAGCGGGGCGAATTCTACGCGCAAACCGAACTCGAGGACGCGTTCGACACCAGTTTCGGCTCCTATATCAAGGGGATCAGCCCGCGCACGGACGACGAGGGTGCGCTGTCGTACATCATCCTGAAAGCCCGCGAGGACGGGCCCTACGGCGACGAGATCGACGGTGAGCGGTTCACTTACATCGGCGAGGGCGTTCCGGAGAAGGGAGACCAGCGGCTGACCGGTGCCAACAGCGCGCTCCTCGAGCAGGCCGACCGATCGACGGTCCCGGTGTACTTCTTCTACCAGCCGGCTGATAGCGACGAACTCAGATACGAGGGGCTGGTCGACGTCGTCGGTTCCGAACGCGTCTCGCTGGACGAGCGGATGGTCTACCGGTTCACGATGGATCGACTCGAGATCGAGCCGGCCGAGTTCGAGGCGTTCTCGGAATCGGTGTCCGACAACGTCGCGGACGACGAGACCGACGAACCGGCTCTCACCGACGACGAGGCGGAATTCACCGAGGTCCAGCGACGGGTCCGCTCGAGTGCATTTCCGAAGAAAGTCACGTCCGCCTACGACGGCCGGTGTGCGATCTGTGGGAAATCGCGTGAATCCCCGGACGGCGTGATCGATATCGAGGCCGCACACATCTATCCGAAGCGGGCGAACGGCCGCGACAACGTTCGAAACGGGCTCGCCCTCTGTCGGCTCCACCACTGGGCGTTCGACACCGGCTGGCTCGCGGTGGCCGACGATTATCGGATTCTGGTCGCCGATCGCCCCGACCTCGAGGGTTACGAGGAGTTCGCACCCCTCGAGAACGAGTCGCTCACGCTCCCCGACGCCGAGGACCTCCGTCCGCATGCGACGTTCCTCGCCGCCCATCGGGATCGACACGGGTTCGAATCGCCGTGATCGAGTTCAACGAGTACCGGCCGCTCCAGCCAGTCCGAAGTCGAGCACAGTCACGGTCGGAAACGCGATAGCTGGGGCTTCGTTCGTACGTTCACGGGATAGTGGTCGCGAAATGGGGCGAATCAAACGGGCTCCCGAAGCGCCCAGACGTCCTTGAGCGGCTCGAGCCGGTGGGGTTCCGCTCCCCGCTCGGTGAGGATCCCAGTGTGGTACAGCATCGCTTTCAGCTGGAACACCGTCGGCGAGTGGTAGATGGAGCCGTCCTCGAGCGCCGAGCGCCGAAGCTCGCCGTCCTCGGTCAGTACCCGGCTTCGGACGCCATCGTCTCCCCGGATGAACAGCTCCACGGTGAGCGACGGGTGGAGTTCGTGCAGATAGGTGACCGCGTCGACCAGTGACGGCTCCGTGATGCCGTCCTCGTGCATGGTCTGTAACTCCGTGACCAGCAGTTCGGTCGCGGGATAGGCGAAGAGCACCCGCCGGGCCAGCCGGCCCCACGCGGGCGCGAGATCGATGAACCGCGCTTGCGATCGGTACCAGTCCTCGAACTCCGCGAGGGCCGCCTCCGCGGAGCCACAGCGGGCCGTGGCGAATCGGACGACTTCCTCGCCGAGCGACGTCAGTTCGACGCCCTCGACACCGACGCCGTCCTCGATCAATCCCAGAAACGCGGCACCCTGTCTGGCGCTTTTCACGGCGCTCACGACGTCGTACTCCGACAGTAGCGCCGCGGTGTCGCCCGCCGCGTAGTGGGCCAGCGGATAGCCGAGGTAGTTCTTCGGATGGTTCAGTCCGAACGACGCGTCCGCGACCCCCTGCGCGCTCGCCTGGAATCGCAGCGCCGTCGCCTCGCTCGTCGTCCGATTGCCGACGACGCGGGGCACCTCGAGCGGCTCGACTGCCCCCGCGGAATCGACGCCGAGAACGCCGACGTTCAGCTCTCGCGCGAGCGTCCGATCGGTCTCGGAGATCGCGGCCGCCGGCGCGGCGAGATACGCCGCGTTCGCCTCGTGGAGGCGATCGTAGGCCTGGACGATCCCGCGTTGCGTGTCGACGCCGCCGCTCGTCTCCCCCTTCGCTTCGATGGCGATCAGCGGCGGCTCATCGCCGAGGCGTTCGACGGCGAGGAGATCGGACTCGAGGGTTCGAACCCCGACGAGATCGGGGTAGCCGCCGCCGATTCGGACGTGGTTAAACGGGGCCAGAGCGTCGCGAATCGCCGGATCGACGGGGGTCCCCGGAAGCCACTCCGCTTTCGAGAACTGGGTGTCGGCCACCGCGTAGGCGGTCGACTCGTCGTCCGCCGGAAAGAGCCGCCGCTTCGCGTGGGCCAGCACCTGCGGTTCCGAGAGCGACCGGGCCGCGCTACTCATGGCTCCCTATTGGCCAGCCGTCCCAATAATGTTCTGGCGACGGGGCGACCGAACCGGTTCACTCCTCCTCGACGGCGAACGCACCCGGCTCGAGTTCGGTCGTAATCCCGGCGAAGACGGCTCCCGTTCCGAGCAGCGCGAGGACGATCCCTCCCGCCCACGGAACCGATCCGTCGTCGGCGAACGCGACGAGCCAGCACGCGCCGACGAGGACGAGGCCGCCGGCGACGATCAGCCGAACGAACCGCTCCATGGGCGTCGTTTCGTCGTCCCGAGCCAAGTATCCCGGTGCCCGAGTCCGAGAACAAGCGTTAGTAGCTCGAGGCCCCACGTCCCTCTATGAGCGAGAGCGAGGCGACGCTCGTCTACGACGACGATTGCGGCTTCTGTACCTGGTGGGCCGACTACTTCGACGAGCGGATGGCCCTCCGCATCGTCGGCTTCAGCGACCTCCCCGACGAGTTACGTGCGCGACTCCCCGACGAGTACGAGGACTGCTCGCACCTGGTGACCGACGACGAGGTATACTCCTGTGGCGCGTCGATCGAGGAGGCGCTCACCCGCACCGACGTCGGCGGCCCCGTCGACGACGTCGTCGAGTTCCTTCGGCAGTTCGAGGACTACGAACGGTTCCGCGAGCGCGGCTACCGGTGGGTCGCGGACAACCGTGACCGCTGGGGCCGATACCTCTCGAAGACGCCGCCGGCGCGTCGGGGGTCCGAGGACGGCTGAACCACACCCAAACCTGCGCTATCGAAATCGCGACTGACGAACTCGCAACTCCTCGAGCGAGACCGGCTGCACGTACGTCCCGACGCGCTCTCGTGACCACCAGCGGCCGCTTTCGCTCCGCTCCTCGGGCGTGGTGTACCGGTAGTGGTACCGGACCGCTCGGACGTGTGTCGGCGGCTCCCCGTCGAACGGGTCCTCGGCGAGCAGCGCGAGCGTCTCCGCGTCGGCCTCGAGCAGTTTCGCGAGGAATCGCGGGAACCACGGACTCCGGCGCGGGGTCGGCGACATGGCGGCGAACCACAGCTGCCAGTCGAGCCGGAGGTGATAGGGCGCGACCTGCGGCGGCCGGCGCTCCGGATCGGTCGGCTTCCCTTTGAACCGATATGACCGCCACTCCGTCTCCGGCGTGAGTTCCTCGTCGGTGGTTCCCTCGACGACGATCTCGTAGCGCTCTCGCGTTATCGAGCCGAACGCGCCGTAGGTGTTGACGAGATTGAGCGGATCGAACGACGTGTTCATGAGCTGGCTCTCCGAGAGCATGTTTCGCACCGGCTGGACGCTCAGGACGAGCACGATCACGGCCAGGATGACCGCGAGGGCCTCGAGATAGAGCGGCGTCGGCGCGGTCGCGGGCGCGGAAATCGGGAGCGCGGCCGCGAGCACGCCGTCGCTAAACGTCGGAATCGCCAGCACGATCGTGAGCGCGTTCAGCCAGGCGAAGTTCCCCGTGACCATCAGCCAGCCCTGAAAGCCGATCGTCGCCAGCCCGGCCAGCGCCGACAGGGGTTGTGGTGCGAAGTAGCAAAACGGTATCAGGAGCTCGAGGACGTGGTTTCCGAACGTCTCAACGCGGTGAAACCGATCCGGGAGGTGGTGGGCGAACCAGCTCACGGGGTTCGGGATCGGCTGGGTCTCGTAGTGGTAGTCCATGGCGGTCAGATCCCGCCAGCAGTCGTCGCCGCGGAGTTTGATGAGCCCGGCACCGAACATGTTGCGAAACAGCACCCACTGCAGGAGCAAGATCACGACGAACGGCGGTGCGACCGATCCCGCCCCCAGAAAGATGGCGAGAAACCCGGTCTCGCAGAGCATCGACTCCCAGCCGTAGCCGTAGAAGGTCTGGCCCGCGTTCACGAAGGAGAGATAGAGCGCCCACAGCGCGGCCCACAGGGCCATCGAAACCGGCGTCGCGAATCCCGCGGGGAGCCAGTATGGCGCTCCCACGAGCGTCAGCGCCGAGAGCACCACGCCGGTCCAGGCCGCGATACCGATCGCCCGGTCGCTCGGCACGACGTGGAAGAGGCTCGGCCGGTCCCAGAACGAAACCCCGTTGGCGTACCGCTCGAGCGGCAACAACCCGTCCTCGCCCGCCAGCGGTCGAAACTGACGCGCAGCGACGAGAAAGGCGAGCAGGTACAGCAGCGCGAGGCCCCGCTGGAAGACGAACCGGACGAGCCAGTAGCCGTCGCCCTGCCACATAGTCGACCGTCACTCCGTGGACGGCCAAAGGAGTGACGCGTGCGTCCGCTGTCGACTCTTGGTACTCGATTTTGATGGGGTTCACCGGTCGACCGTGTCCTCCGACTGCTTTTGCATACTGGGAAAACAGTTGCATATCATGCAAGACCGAGTCCAAGCGAAATTTCGGTCCGAGAAACAGGTCCGGCCGAAACGGAGCAGTCACTCGTACCGATAGCGCAACACGCCGCCGGCGACCGCCACGACGAGCCCGCCGGTCGCGAGGATTCCCAGCCCCGGCGCGTACGAGCCGGTGAGGTCGTACAGCATCCCGATCAGTACCGGGCCGAGGAAGCCGCCGATCTCGCCGACAGCGAAGATGAATCCCACGGCCGTGCCGGTCAGCCGCGCGCCGATCCCCTCGAGTTCCGGTGGAATGGCCCGAATGAGCGGCGACAGGCCGCCGAAACCGAAACCGGTGACGAGGACGCTTCCGAGAAGCACGAGCCCGAGGCCGCTCGAGAGCACGCCCGAAATTCCGAGACTAGCGACGAGCCCGCACACCATCAGGGCGGTGCGGCGAGCGCCCAGTCGGTCGGCGACCGCGGGGACGGTCAGCACGCCGACGACGTTGGCGGCGACGAGCAGGCTCGTCGTCCGTCCCGCTCGATCCGGCGAGTAGCCCCGTGCCTCGAGCAGCGTCGGGAGCCATCCCTGCATTCCGTGGGCGATCAGCAGATACATCGTCCCGATGACGACTACGAGCTGTAGTTCGCGGTGGGTGAGCACGAGCGCGAGATCCCGACGAACGGCGGCGAGCGAGAGCGACGAGTCCGCCGCGTCGGCGTCGTTGGCCGCGCGATTTCGGGCGTCGATCCCCAACCGGCGAGCGACGACGAACCACAGGATGCCGTAGCCGACCGCGACGATCCCGCTCCAGAAGAACAGCTCGCGCCAGCCGCCCAGCAGCGGGCTCAGAATTGGCCGCCCGACGGCGAACGCGCCGGCCGTTCCCGCCGACGCGCCGACGAGATAGATCGAGGACGGGAAGCCGGTCTCGTCGGGCGGAAACAGCACGGAGACGAGTTTCGGCAGCCCGAAGGTGATGGCCGTCGCGCCGACGCCGATCAGCAGCGTCGCCGCGAGCAGCGACGGAAACCCGGCCGCGAAACTGCGCCCAATCTGGGCGACGCCGTAGATCAGGACGCCCGCCGCGAGGCTCCGACCTGGCCCGACGCGGTCGATGATCAGGCCCGTGAACAGCGCAATCGGGATGTAGGTCAGCGGGACCGCACCCGCGACGACGCCGGCCTGCGTGCCCGAGAGCCCGAGGTCGTC is a window encoding:
- a CDS encoding ATP-binding protein — translated: MTGTGQPVVFVGNESPMGELAVEFEIVTVRERTRAVDRVETAAVSCVVVDGREDDRLETVAAVREAAPSVPILYVTATPDGTAAAAATRAGATEYFAGATDETLVDRVATLSVDNTDAHRAATGSIRAGPGARAPLAERDGNREPVSVGNHRADVVTQLLETTRALFSCELREDVAEVVVDAAERVLGFDVVSVRLYECDADDLVLTAASDAVGDLFSERKRVDVSKSEMGDSFRRSEPVIFEDLQNSSQYDYGPLRGAMTIPIADHGLLNVGSPVSGAFDDHHVQLAQLLTASAAAALERADRREDLLRHERVLETVEGMVYATDGDSRLTLVTDPLAERLGYDRDDLLGEHVSLIFDEQAYDRAVRHVEELLADPQRDSGPLEATYTTADGERFPVEIECSLLPGVDGSFRGTVSVVRDITQRKEREQYLQVLNRVLRHNLRNDLTVVIGYAELLSERLDDDALVAAADRLRETATGLARTSEKTRTIQYALDRDGDLEPIDVAEIIDDAVDAFDAADATLSVSTADACRAWADPGLRAVVDNLLENALQHTGPEPTVEVSVTRDGEAVHLSVADDGPGIPPAEIDVVTGETDITQLTHSSGLGLWLVRWMIDSYGGSISFAKSTIGGSRVEITLEAAPSDPSDAVRSGGRPSS
- the gnd gene encoding phosphogluconate dehydrogenase (NAD(+)-dependent, decarboxylating) is translated as MQLGLIGLGRMGQIVVERTIAAGHEVVAFDLDEDAVAAAADAGADPADSIDDFVDRLDDDKRIWLMVPAGDAVDVTLEELEPHLDGDDIVVDGGNSNFEDSVRRAEACPAAYLDCGTSGGPAGAELGFSLMVGGPQWAYDELEPVFDAVATGPDGHERMGPAGSGHYVKMVHNGVEYALMQTYGEGFELLHEGRYDLDLENVASVWNNGAVIRSWLLELCEEAFREEGTDLGTVADRIEGGSTGTWTVQEGLEQEVPLPLIYTALAERFGSRADDGRFSRRLANRLRYGFGRHEVPRRN
- a CDS encoding HalOD1 output domain-containing protein encodes the protein MTVIDLVAQADGADPLETEPLYHAIDPDLLDSLPDADGFSRLEFSYQGYTVSVTDGTDGVEISLAETGVSVDGSSGDLIDTEFST
- a CDS encoding 4a-hydroxytetrahydrobiopterin dehydratase; protein product: MSEPALADQECEACTSEDEPLEFDEYADFLAEIRDDVWDVVDDHHLEGTYAFEDFRDALEFTYEVGELAEEEWHHPDIQLEWGEVTIEMWTHKIDGLHKTDFVMAARMDRIYAEYEPEEDA
- a CDS encoding HNH endonuclease — its product is MGGEKRNIAVRFFGGAGDYTVVLERFCTYVLTENPTKTGVLEWVKANTRATSDEGIRDRLAFLESIGLLEIEPERVRLTPRGIEWLSETDPEILYELLSSAVYGFDTVLEALLDGPKTDDELGDAIESDHTEFDWNDASGPAQHRGWLQSLGYVERAAPENSLTESGRQLARRRSSEHPHLERGEFYAQTELEDAFDTSFGSYIKGISPRTDDEGALSYIILKAREDGPYGDEIDGERFTYIGEGVPEKGDQRLTGANSALLEQADRSTVPVYFFYQPADSDELRYEGLVDVVGSERVSLDERMVYRFTMDRLEIEPAEFEAFSESVSDNVADDETDEPALTDDEAEFTEVQRRVRSSAFPKKVTSAYDGRCAICGKSRESPDGVIDIEAAHIYPKRANGRDNVRNGLALCRLHHWAFDTGWLAVADDYRILVADRPDLEGYEEFAPLENESLTLPDAEDLRPHATFLAAHRDRHGFESP
- a CDS encoding DUF393 domain-containing protein, with the translated sequence MSESEATLVYDDDCGFCTWWADYFDERMALRIVGFSDLPDELRARLPDEYEDCSHLVTDDEVYSCGASIEEALTRTDVGGPVDDVVEFLRQFEDYERFRERGYRWVADNRDRWGRYLSKTPPARRGSEDG
- a CDS encoding lipase maturation factor family protein; this encodes MWQGDGYWLVRFVFQRGLALLYLLAFLVAARQFRPLAGEDGLLPLERYANGVSFWDRPSLFHVVPSDRAIGIAAWTGVVLSALTLVGAPYWLPAGFATPVSMALWAALWALYLSFVNAGQTFYGYGWESMLCETGFLAIFLGAGSVAPPFVVILLLQWVLFRNMFGAGLIKLRGDDCWRDLTAMDYHYETQPIPNPVSWFAHHLPDRFHRVETFGNHVLELLIPFCYFAPQPLSALAGLATIGFQGWLMVTGNFAWLNALTIVLAIPTFSDGVLAAALPISAPATAPTPLYLEALAVILAVIVLVLSVQPVRNMLSESQLMNTSFDPLNLVNTYGAFGSITRERYEIVVEGTTDEELTPETEWRSYRFKGKPTDPERRPPQVAPYHLRLDWQLWFAAMSPTPRRSPWFPRFLAKLLEADAETLALLAEDPFDGEPPTHVRAVRYHYRYTTPEERSESGRWWSRERVGTYVQPVSLEELRVRQSRFR
- a CDS encoding CynX/NimT family MFS transporter, translating into MDDRMSRRRAYAAVVVGTGGYTCLMFIWFSLPASLTTIIDDLGLSGTQAGVVAGAVPLTYIPIALFTGLIIDRVGPGRSLAAGVLIYGVAQIGRSFAAGFPSLLAATLLIGVGATAITFGLPKLVSVLFPPDETGFPSSIYLVGASAGTAGAFAVGRPILSPLLGGWRELFFWSGIVAVGYGILWFVVARRLGIDARNRAANDADAADSSLSLAAVRRDLALVLTHRELQLVVVIGTMYLLIAHGMQGWLPTLLEARGYSPDRAGRTTSLLVAANVVGVLTVPAVADRLGARRTALMVCGLVASLGISGVLSSGLGLVLLGSVLVTGFGFGGLSPLIRAIPPELEGIGARLTGTAVGFIFAVGEIGGFLGPVLIGMLYDLTGSYAPGLGILATGGLVVAVAGGVLRYRYE